One window from the genome of Roseisolibacter agri encodes:
- a CDS encoding ATP-binding cassette domain-containing protein — protein MGETVGTLNGPPDGAVALDARDVRCTLGGVVAVDGVSLRVDPGRCVALVGESGAGKTTLLRCFNRMVAPTAGAVLVGGTEVTRYDAPTLRRRIGYVPQHGGLLPHWTALRNAALVPALLARPDATAAARRALELVGLAPDAYGARFPHELSGGQRQRVALARAIAARPGVLLMDEPFGALDAVSRSEAQAVCAALRRELGVTTLLVTHDLLEADFLADEIVVMRAGRVEQRGTLDAMCAAPATPYVASLLERALAGARRRRDA, from the coding sequence GTGGGTGAGACGGTGGGAACGCTGAACGGGCCGCCGGACGGCGCGGTCGCGCTCGACGCGCGGGACGTCCGCTGCACCCTCGGCGGCGTGGTCGCGGTCGACGGCGTGAGCCTGCGCGTCGACCCCGGGCGGTGCGTCGCCCTGGTCGGCGAGAGCGGGGCGGGAAAGACCACGCTGCTGCGCTGCTTCAACCGCATGGTCGCCCCGACCGCGGGCGCGGTGCTGGTGGGCGGCACGGAGGTGACGCGGTACGACGCGCCCACGCTCCGGCGGCGCATCGGCTACGTGCCGCAGCACGGCGGCCTGCTCCCGCACTGGACCGCGCTCCGCAACGCGGCGCTCGTCCCCGCGCTGCTCGCGCGTCCCGACGCGACGGCGGCCGCACGCCGCGCGCTCGAGCTGGTGGGGCTCGCGCCCGATGCGTACGGGGCGCGCTTCCCGCACGAGCTCTCGGGCGGACAGCGGCAGCGCGTGGCGCTCGCGCGCGCCATCGCCGCGCGCCCCGGCGTGCTGCTCATGGACGAGCCGTTCGGCGCGCTCGACGCGGTCTCCCGCTCGGAGGCGCAGGCCGTGTGCGCGGCGCTCCGACGTGAGCTCGGCGTGACCACGCTGCTCGTCACGCACGACCTGCTGGAGGCCGACTTCCTGGCCGACGAGATCGTGGTGATGCGCGCCGGACGCGTCGAGCAGCGCGGCACGCTGGACGCGATGTGCGCGGCGCCCGCGACGCCCTACGTCGCGTCGCTGCTGGAGCGTGCGCTCGCGGGCGCGCGCCGCCGGAGGGACGCATGA
- a CDS encoding glycine betaine ABC transporter substrate-binding protein — MMRRAVAALALLLLSLLDAGTARAQESRERRPVVVASKPFGESYVLAELFAQLLEARGIPVVRKPGLGSTEILVGALRSGAVDVYPEYTGTGLLAILHDTLPRATLADPRRVYAHVDSAFRARWGMRWLPPLGFENTFAVAVRPETAARYRLRTLSDLARESARLRAGFTPDFIERSDGLAGLARAYGPGIRPRTIRPLLPALKYQALAGGAVDVVDGYSTDGLLARYGLVVLEDDRRFFPPYEAAALLGRGAAARGDVVSALALLSARLDVATMRALNRRVEVDGEDARAVAASALQRLGLVEGRTANAARTGNGGESFGAYLWARRAALARLALRHLALAALALAAATLVAVPLGLALERAQRAAAPALGALGVLQTIPSIALLAFMVPLLGIGTVPALVALWLYALYPIARGTYAGVRGADPDAVEAAEALGMTPAQRLWRVRLPLAAPVIMAGVRTAAVITVGAATLAAFIGAGGLGEPIVTGLALADTRQVLSGALPAAVLALLVDGALALVERRVAPAHLRVRRRGARV; from the coding sequence ATGATGCGCCGGGCAGTGGCGGCGCTCGCCCTCCTGCTGCTCTCGCTGCTCGATGCCGGGACGGCGCGCGCGCAGGAGTCGCGCGAGCGCCGGCCGGTCGTCGTCGCCTCGAAGCCGTTCGGCGAGTCGTACGTGCTGGCCGAGCTGTTCGCGCAGCTCCTCGAGGCGCGCGGCATCCCGGTCGTGCGGAAGCCCGGGCTGGGGAGCACGGAGATCCTCGTCGGCGCGCTCCGGTCGGGCGCCGTGGACGTGTACCCGGAGTACACGGGCACCGGACTGCTCGCGATCCTGCACGACACGCTGCCCCGCGCGACGCTCGCCGATCCGCGCCGCGTCTACGCGCACGTCGACAGCGCGTTCCGCGCGCGGTGGGGCATGCGCTGGCTGCCCCCGCTCGGCTTCGAGAACACCTTCGCCGTCGCCGTGCGCCCAGAGACCGCGGCGCGATACCGGCTCCGCACGCTCAGCGACCTCGCGCGCGAGAGCGCACGCCTCCGCGCCGGCTTCACGCCCGACTTCATCGAGCGGAGCGACGGCCTCGCCGGGCTCGCGCGGGCGTACGGTCCCGGCATCCGCCCGCGCACGATCCGCCCGCTGCTGCCGGCGCTCAAGTACCAGGCGCTCGCCGGCGGCGCGGTCGACGTCGTGGACGGCTACTCGACCGACGGACTGCTCGCGCGCTACGGGCTCGTGGTGCTCGAGGACGACCGTCGCTTCTTCCCGCCGTACGAGGCGGCCGCGCTGCTCGGCCGCGGCGCCGCGGCGCGAGGCGACGTCGTCTCCGCGCTCGCGCTGCTGAGCGCGCGCCTCGACGTCGCGACCATGCGCGCGCTCAACCGCCGTGTCGAGGTGGACGGCGAGGACGCGCGCGCGGTCGCGGCGTCGGCGCTCCAGCGACTCGGGCTCGTCGAGGGCCGCACCGCGAACGCGGCACGCACCGGCAACGGTGGCGAATCGTTCGGCGCGTACCTCTGGGCACGTCGCGCGGCGCTCGCGCGCCTGGCGCTCCGACATCTCGCACTCGCCGCGCTCGCGCTGGCCGCGGCGACGCTGGTGGCCGTGCCGCTCGGCCTCGCGCTCGAGCGCGCGCAGCGCGCGGCCGCGCCGGCGCTCGGTGCGCTCGGCGTGCTGCAGACCATCCCCAGCATCGCGCTCCTCGCCTTCATGGTGCCGCTGCTCGGCATCGGGACGGTGCCGGCGCTGGTCGCGCTCTGGCTCTACGCGCTCTATCCCATCGCGCGCGGCACGTACGCCGGCGTGCGCGGCGCCGATCCCGACGCGGTGGAGGCGGCCGAGGCGCTCGGCATGACGCCCGCGCAGCGGCTGTGGCGCGTGCGCCTGCCGCTCGCCGCGCCCGTCATCATGGCGGGCGTGCGCACGGCCGCGGTGATCACCGTCGGCGCGGCGACGCTCGCGGCGTTCATCGGCGCGGGCGGGCTGGGAGAGCCGATCGTCACGGGCCTCGCGCTCGCGGACACGCGGCAGGTCCTCTCCGGCGCGCTGCCGGCCGCCGTGCTCGCGCTGCTGGTGGACGGCGCGCTGGCGCTGGTCGAGCGGCGTGTCGCGCCCGCGCACCTCCGCGTCCGACGCCGAGGTGCGCGGGTGTGA
- the katG gene encoding catalase/peroxidase HPI, with amino-acid sequence MPRATRARACGATHRTAVRTRQETTMDANGDPKFNEQGAGKCPVAHGDNRAGHADPRGNAPKNGSRGHSNREWWPQNLRLEGLNQHAPRSNPLGADFDYAKEFESLDLDAVVADLHALMTDSQEWWPADFGHYGGLFIRLAWHSAGTYRTTDGRGGAGRGQQRFAPLNSWPDNANLDKARRLLWPIKQKYGRKLSWADLYVLVGNVALESMGFRTFGFAGGRADTWEPEDIFWGPEGSWLGDERYSGERQLHESLGAVQMGLIYVNPEGPNGNPDPIAAARDIRDTFARMAMNDEETVALIAGGHTFGKTHGAGDPSFVDPEPEAAHIADQGLGWRNRWGTGVGPDAITGGPEVIWTQTPTRWSNHFFENLFGFEWELTTSPAGAKQWQAKNAPADIPDPFDPNKKRVPTMLTTDLALRFDPAYEKISRRFHENPDQFADAFARAWFKLTHRDMGPIQRYLGPLVPKETLIWQDPIPAVDHPLVDDADVAALKARILASGLTVPQLVGAAWASASTYRDSDKRGGANGARVRLAPQNAWEVNDPARLAKVLETLETIKAEFDASAAGGKRVSLADLIVLGGCAAVEQAAKAAGTEITVPFTPGRMDASAEWTDADSFAPLEPRSDGFRNYRRKGLHFMAPEEALVDRAQLLGLSAPELTVLVGGLRVLGANAANCMDGVFTDRVGTLTTDFFVNLLDMRTEWQETEHENLFQGRDRKTKAPRWTATRVDLIFGSHAELRAHAEVYACADSQEKFVGDFVAAWTKVMNADRFDLQRA; translated from the coding sequence ATGCCGCGCGCGACGCGCGCGCGTGCGTGTGGCGCGACGCACCGAACCGCAGTCAGGACACGTCAGGAGACGACCATGGACGCCAACGGCGACCCGAAGTTCAACGAGCAGGGCGCGGGCAAGTGCCCCGTGGCGCACGGCGACAACCGCGCCGGCCACGCGGACCCGCGCGGCAACGCCCCGAAGAACGGGAGCCGCGGCCACTCGAACCGCGAGTGGTGGCCGCAGAACCTGCGGCTCGAGGGGCTGAACCAGCACGCGCCGCGCTCCAACCCGCTGGGCGCCGACTTCGACTACGCGAAGGAGTTCGAGAGCCTCGACCTCGACGCCGTCGTCGCCGACCTCCACGCGCTGATGACCGACTCGCAGGAGTGGTGGCCGGCCGACTTCGGGCACTACGGCGGCCTGTTCATCCGCCTCGCGTGGCACAGCGCGGGCACCTACCGCACGACCGACGGCCGCGGTGGCGCGGGCCGCGGGCAGCAGCGCTTCGCGCCGCTCAACAGCTGGCCGGACAACGCGAACCTCGACAAGGCGCGGCGGCTCCTCTGGCCCATCAAGCAGAAGTACGGCCGCAAGCTGTCGTGGGCCGACCTCTACGTGCTCGTCGGCAACGTCGCGCTCGAGTCGATGGGCTTCCGGACGTTCGGCTTCGCCGGCGGCCGCGCGGACACGTGGGAGCCCGAGGACATCTTCTGGGGGCCCGAGGGGTCGTGGCTCGGCGATGAGCGCTACAGCGGCGAGCGCCAGCTGCACGAGTCGCTCGGCGCGGTGCAGATGGGCCTCATCTACGTGAACCCCGAAGGGCCCAACGGCAACCCGGACCCGATCGCCGCGGCGCGCGACATCCGCGACACGTTCGCGCGCATGGCGATGAACGACGAGGAGACGGTCGCGCTCATCGCGGGCGGCCACACGTTCGGCAAGACGCACGGCGCCGGCGATCCGTCGTTCGTCGATCCCGAGCCGGAGGCGGCCCACATCGCGGACCAGGGCCTCGGCTGGCGCAACCGGTGGGGCACGGGCGTCGGCCCGGACGCCATCACCGGCGGCCCGGAGGTGATCTGGACCCAGACGCCGACGCGCTGGAGCAACCACTTCTTCGAGAACCTGTTCGGGTTCGAGTGGGAGCTCACGACGAGCCCCGCGGGCGCCAAGCAGTGGCAGGCGAAGAACGCGCCGGCGGACATCCCCGACCCGTTCGACCCGAACAAGAAGCGCGTCCCGACGATGCTCACGACGGACCTCGCGCTGCGCTTCGATCCGGCGTACGAGAAGATCTCGCGCCGCTTCCACGAGAACCCCGACCAGTTCGCGGACGCGTTCGCGCGCGCGTGGTTCAAGCTCACGCACCGCGACATGGGCCCGATCCAGCGCTACCTCGGCCCGCTCGTGCCGAAGGAGACGCTGATCTGGCAGGATCCGATTCCCGCGGTGGATCATCCGCTCGTCGACGACGCGGACGTCGCCGCGCTCAAGGCGCGCATCCTCGCGTCCGGGCTCACGGTGCCGCAGCTCGTCGGCGCGGCGTGGGCGTCGGCGTCCACGTACCGCGACTCCGACAAGCGCGGCGGCGCCAACGGCGCGCGCGTGCGCCTCGCGCCGCAGAACGCGTGGGAGGTCAACGACCCGGCGCGGCTCGCGAAGGTGCTCGAGACGCTCGAGACCATCAAGGCGGAGTTCGACGCGTCGGCCGCCGGCGGCAAGCGGGTCTCGCTCGCCGACCTGATCGTGCTCGGCGGCTGCGCGGCGGTCGAGCAGGCGGCGAAGGCCGCCGGCACGGAGATCACGGTGCCGTTCACGCCCGGCCGCATGGATGCGTCCGCGGAGTGGACCGACGCGGACTCGTTCGCGCCGCTCGAGCCGCGGTCCGACGGCTTCCGCAACTACCGCCGCAAGGGGCTGCACTTCATGGCGCCCGAGGAGGCGCTGGTCGATCGCGCGCAGCTGCTCGGCCTGAGCGCGCCCGAGCTGACGGTGCTCGTGGGCGGCCTGCGCGTGCTCGGCGCCAACGCCGCCAACTGCATGGACGGCGTGTTCACCGATCGCGTCGGCACGCTGACGACCGACTTCTTCGTGAACCTCCTCGACATGCGCACCGAGTGGCAGGAGACGGAGCACGAGAACCTGTTCCAGGGGCGCGACCGCAAGACCAAGGCGCCGCGCTGGACCGCGACGCGCGTCGACCTGATCTTCGGCTCGCACGCCGAGCTGCGCGCGCACGCCGAGGTGTACGCGTGCGCCGACTCGCAGGAGAAGTTCGTCGGCGACTTCGTGGCCGCGTGGACGAAGGTCATGAACGCGGACCGCTTCGACCTGCAGCGCGCGTGA
- a CDS encoding serine hydrolase domain-containing protein, whose amino-acid sequence MKNTSRALAVAAVAALPVRAAAAQLPAGTTPPTAEVLAARIDSVVKADLLPRGFPSVSIAVTRGGRPLLERAWGVADVATGRKAEPTTTYNIGSMAKQFTAALVLKLVERGRLSLTDPVGRHLKGLPPEWNAITIEQLLNHTSGLARDFATGRPETDVVPGDSLVAMAARDTLVTKPGTTFAYSNTGYMLLGVLVEKVHGRPYGVVLRDEIARPLGLTSLGWCESVARNRAATGYLRSSDGRAAPRGATHASQDIGASAICATASDIATWNQALHGGRVLSAASYAAMTTPRGAATGRYGFGLVPRKAPWGAPAIVHDGEDSGFSSHNAWFPAESLSVTLLYNALPRLEASMADFVGLIALGGSPRPIAPMPRIELPVAATQGAGRPPLVGAYELAAGRLFIVTFEDGSLYVTPTGGARQPLVLQSGTTYTLGGPQSTTTVTFRVDASGVVTGFVARSNGVDRELRKIR is encoded by the coding sequence ATGAAGAACACGTCCCGCGCACTCGCCGTCGCAGCAGTCGCCGCGCTCCCGGTGCGCGCCGCGGCCGCGCAGCTGCCCGCCGGCACGACGCCGCCGACCGCGGAGGTGCTGGCGGCGCGCATCGATTCCGTCGTGAAGGCCGACCTCCTCCCGCGCGGGTTCCCGAGCGTCTCGATCGCCGTCACGCGCGGTGGACGCCCGCTGCTCGAGCGTGCGTGGGGCGTCGCCGACGTCGCGACCGGCCGGAAGGCGGAGCCGACGACCACGTACAACATCGGCTCGATGGCCAAGCAGTTCACCGCCGCGCTGGTGCTCAAGCTCGTCGAGCGCGGGAGGCTGTCGCTGACCGATCCCGTCGGCCGCCACCTGAAGGGGCTCCCGCCGGAGTGGAACGCCATCACCATCGAGCAGCTGCTGAACCACACCTCCGGCCTCGCCCGCGACTTCGCGACGGGACGCCCGGAGACCGACGTCGTGCCGGGTGACTCGCTCGTCGCGATGGCGGCGCGCGACACGCTCGTCACGAAGCCGGGGACGACGTTCGCGTACTCCAACACGGGGTACATGCTGCTGGGCGTGCTGGTCGAGAAGGTGCACGGCAGGCCGTACGGCGTGGTGCTGCGCGACGAGATCGCGCGACCGCTCGGGCTCACGTCGCTCGGCTGGTGCGAGAGCGTGGCGCGGAATCGCGCGGCGACCGGCTACCTCCGATCGAGCGATGGCCGGGCCGCGCCACGCGGCGCGACCCACGCGTCGCAGGACATCGGCGCGTCGGCCATCTGCGCGACCGCGAGCGACATCGCGACGTGGAACCAGGCGCTGCACGGCGGCCGAGTGCTCTCCGCGGCGTCGTACGCGGCGATGACGACGCCGCGCGGTGCGGCGACGGGCCGCTACGGCTTCGGGCTCGTGCCGCGAAAGGCGCCGTGGGGCGCGCCGGCCATCGTCCACGACGGGGAGGACAGCGGCTTCTCGTCGCACAACGCGTGGTTCCCGGCGGAGTCGCTCTCGGTCACGCTGCTGTACAACGCGCTGCCGCGGCTGGAGGCGAGCATGGCGGACTTCGTCGGGCTGATCGCGCTCGGCGGATCGCCGCGCCCCATCGCGCCGATGCCGCGCATCGAGCTGCCCGTCGCCGCCACGCAGGGCGCGGGGCGTCCGCCGCTCGTCGGCGCGTACGAGCTCGCGGCCGGCCGCCTGTTCATCGTCACCTTCGAGGACGGGAGCCTGTACGTCACGCCGACGGGTGGCGCGCGGCAGCCGCTCGTCCTGCAGTCCGGGACGACCTACACGCTCGGTGGCCCGCAGTCGACCACGACCGTCACGTTCCGGGTGGACGCGAGCGGCGTGGTGACGGGCTTCGTCGCGCGGTCGAACGGCGTCGATCGCGAGCTGCGGAAGATCAGGTAG
- the ettA gene encoding energy-dependent translational throttle protein EttA codes for MAPQFIYVMKGLRKVIPPSRIILDDIWLSFYPGAKIGVLGPNGSGKSSLLRIMAGVDQDFQGEAWAHKGTRIGYLPQEPQLDPSLDVRGNVELALSHQRKMLNRFNEISAAFAEEDADFDKLMDEQAKVQEYIDQHDLWNLDNKIEIAMDALRLPPADADVSTLSGGERRRVALCKVLLEEPDMLLLDEPTNHLDAESVAWLERFLADFPGTVVAITHDRYFLDNVAKWILELDRGRGVPYEGNYSGWLEQKKQRLALEEKTASARQKTLERELEWVRMSPRARQSKSKARLQAYEQLASEAQQDRVTENEIIIPPAPRLGNTVVDTDHVKKGFGDRLLIDDLTFSLPRAGIVGIIGPNGAGKTTFFKMIAGGETPDEGQVKLGETVVLGYVDQNRTLTPSNTVWQEISGGQETVLVGKREMNTRAYLSSFNFKGTDQQKKVGDLSGGERNRLHLAKTLMTGSNLLLLDEPTNDLDVDTLRALEQALLDFSGCAVVISHDRWFLDRVATHILAFEGNSEVVWHEGNYQSYIEDLKRRKGADADQPHRIAYKKLVRA; via the coding sequence TTGGCTCCCCAGTTCATCTACGTCATGAAGGGCCTGCGCAAGGTGATCCCGCCCTCGCGGATCATTCTTGACGACATCTGGCTCTCCTTCTATCCCGGCGCCAAGATCGGCGTCCTCGGCCCCAACGGCTCCGGCAAGTCGTCGCTCCTGCGCATCATGGCCGGCGTCGACCAGGACTTCCAGGGCGAGGCGTGGGCGCACAAGGGCACGCGCATCGGCTACCTGCCGCAGGAGCCGCAGCTCGACCCGTCGCTGGACGTGCGCGGCAACGTGGAGCTCGCGCTGTCGCACCAGCGCAAGATGCTCAACCGCTTCAACGAGATCAGCGCGGCGTTCGCGGAGGAGGACGCGGACTTCGACAAGCTGATGGACGAGCAGGCGAAGGTGCAGGAGTACATCGACCAGCACGACCTGTGGAACCTCGACAACAAGATCGAGATCGCCATGGACGCGCTGCGCCTGCCGCCCGCCGACGCCGACGTCAGCACGCTCTCCGGCGGCGAGCGCCGCCGCGTCGCGCTGTGCAAGGTGCTGCTCGAGGAGCCCGACATGCTCCTCCTCGACGAGCCCACGAACCACCTCGACGCCGAGAGCGTCGCGTGGCTCGAGCGCTTCCTCGCGGACTTCCCGGGGACCGTCGTCGCGATCACGCACGACCGCTACTTCCTCGACAACGTCGCGAAGTGGATCCTCGAGCTCGATCGCGGCCGCGGCGTGCCGTACGAGGGCAACTACTCCGGCTGGCTGGAGCAGAAGAAGCAGCGCCTCGCGCTCGAGGAGAAGACCGCCTCGGCGCGCCAGAAGACGCTCGAGCGCGAGCTGGAGTGGGTGCGCATGTCGCCGCGCGCGCGGCAGAGCAAGAGCAAGGCGCGCCTGCAGGCGTACGAGCAGCTGGCGAGCGAGGCGCAGCAGGACCGCGTCACCGAGAACGAGATCATCATCCCGCCGGCGCCGCGCCTGGGCAACACGGTGGTCGACACCGACCACGTGAAGAAGGGCTTCGGCGACCGCCTGCTGATCGACGACCTGACGTTCTCGCTGCCGCGCGCCGGCATCGTGGGCATCATCGGGCCGAACGGCGCGGGCAAGACGACGTTCTTCAAGATGATCGCCGGCGGCGAGACGCCCGACGAGGGCCAGGTGAAGCTCGGCGAGACGGTGGTGCTGGGGTACGTGGACCAGAACCGCACGCTCACGCCGTCGAACACCGTGTGGCAGGAGATCAGCGGCGGGCAGGAGACGGTGCTGGTGGGCAAGCGCGAGATGAACACGCGCGCCTACCTGTCGTCGTTCAACTTCAAGGGCACCGACCAGCAGAAGAAGGTCGGCGACCTGTCGGGCGGTGAGCGCAACCGCCTGCACCTCGCGAAGACGCTGATGACCGGCAGCAACCTGCTGCTGCTCGACGAGCCGACGAACGACCTGGACGTCGATACGCTGCGCGCGCTGGAGCAGGCGCTGCTCGACTTCTCGGGCTGCGCGGTGGTGATCAGCCACGACCGGTGGTTCCTGGACCGCGTGGCGACGCACATCCTCGCCTTCGAGGGCAACTCGGAGGTCGTCTGGCACGAGGGGAACTACCAGTCGTACATCGAGGACCTGAAGCGCCGGAAGGGCGCGGACGCGGACCAGCCGCACCGGATCGCGTACAAGAAGCTGGTGCGCGCGTAG
- a CDS encoding DUF3303 domain-containing protein, protein MLFHITQVHTPETCPRDAGGSNSLFNPDVPGIRLIGRYGANAQHTLFFIVEADDVNAIHKFLYPGFTRCTSTVTPVSEVPVPRD, encoded by the coding sequence GTGCTCTTCCACATCACGCAGGTCCACACTCCCGAAACCTGTCCGAGAGACGCGGGTGGCTCCAACTCGCTGTTCAACCCCGACGTGCCGGGCATCCGGCTGATCGGACGGTACGGCGCGAACGCGCAGCACACGCTCTTCTTCATCGTCGAGGCGGACGACGTCAACGCCATCCACAAGTTCCTCTATCCCGGCTTCACGCGCTGCACCAGCACGGTCACGCCGGTGAGCGAGGTGCCGGTGCCGAGGGACTGA
- a CDS encoding cytochrome c biogenesis protein CcdA has translation MIADLASQLTAHPAAALPLLFGAGVLTSLTPCIYPMIPITAAIVGGQSLGAGSEATASAPRWRPALLTLAYVLGLASVYAGLGLFAGMTGTIFGTVSTNAWALLAMGNLLLLAALAMLDVIPVRLPAALVQRAATAGTGGRFAGALVMGAMSGLVAAPCSAPVMAAVLTWVSTTRSAGLGFLYLFTFSLGMCALLVAVGLSSGAVARLPRAGMWMVWIKRLFAALMLGAAQYYFVQAGTVWI, from the coding sequence GTGATCGCCGACCTCGCCTCCCAACTGACCGCCCATCCGGCGGCCGCGCTGCCGCTCCTCTTCGGCGCGGGGGTGCTGACCTCGCTGACGCCCTGCATCTACCCGATGATCCCGATCACCGCGGCGATCGTCGGGGGGCAGTCGCTCGGCGCAGGGAGCGAGGCCACGGCCTCCGCGCCGCGCTGGCGGCCCGCGCTCCTCACGCTCGCCTACGTGCTCGGCCTCGCATCGGTCTATGCGGGGCTGGGGCTGTTCGCGGGGATGACGGGGACGATCTTCGGGACCGTCAGCACCAACGCGTGGGCGCTGCTGGCGATGGGCAACCTGCTCCTGCTCGCGGCGCTGGCGATGCTCGACGTCATCCCCGTGCGGCTGCCGGCGGCGCTCGTGCAGCGCGCGGCCACCGCGGGCACCGGCGGCCGGTTCGCGGGGGCGCTCGTGATGGGCGCGATGTCGGGGCTCGTCGCCGCCCCCTGCTCCGCGCCGGTCATGGCCGCGGTGCTGACGTGGGTCTCCACCACGCGCAGCGCGGGCCTCGGCTTCCTCTACCTGTTCACCTTCTCGCTCGGCATGTGCGCGCTGCTGGTGGCCGTCGGCCTCTCCAGCGGCGCGGTCGCGCGGCTGCCGCGCGCCGGGATGTGGATGGTGTGGATCAAGCGCCTCTTTGCGGCGCTGATGCTGGGCGCCGCGCAGTACTACTTCGTGCAGGCCGGCACGGTCTGGATCTGA